A stretch of the Teredinibacter haidensis genome encodes the following:
- a CDS encoding FecR family protein, translating into MNQVKKFKSKSAIQQDAAEWIIKIDQRELNGAERRELAEWISINRSHKREFIALARLWGKLDLLKAHTGSKLHKPPPSNRLSISVSKLLPSAIAASIFVAALIFAFIPSDTDTKIGAENIIAQIETMVGEIQTFQLADGSSINLNTASKVDVAYSNKERAIYLLEGEAHFNVTKNTERPFIVYVGKGSITAVGTAFNVKYSKGVTDLVVTEGKVKVANSKTKIEDVKDSSHPPKKINVKKNIVAVIAGQKLRFDDSVVNNIIEVEDEEIERELSWQKGMLSFVDTPLDEVVHEISRYTDLKILIQDPELANLQVGGYFKAGETQAMLDLLKIGFNINVTTTNNNTVLLTKNDNSSAQ; encoded by the coding sequence ATGAATCAGGTAAAGAAATTTAAAAGCAAGAGCGCTATACAGCAGGATGCTGCGGAGTGGATTATAAAAATCGATCAGCGTGAATTGAACGGTGCAGAGCGTCGCGAGCTAGCGGAATGGATCTCAATAAATCGAAGCCATAAGCGCGAATTTATTGCATTGGCACGCCTATGGGGTAAGCTTGATCTTCTCAAGGCACATACGGGCAGCAAGCTTCATAAACCCCCGCCATCCAATCGCCTATCTATATCCGTATCAAAACTGCTTCCTTCTGCCATCGCAGCATCTATCTTCGTTGCCGCGCTAATTTTCGCTTTTATTCCTTCCGATACGGATACTAAAATCGGAGCCGAGAATATTATCGCTCAAATTGAAACTATGGTCGGCGAAATCCAAACGTTTCAACTCGCCGACGGCTCAAGTATAAACCTCAATACCGCATCTAAAGTCGACGTTGCTTACTCAAACAAGGAGCGAGCAATTTATCTGCTAGAGGGAGAAGCTCACTTTAATGTAACCAAAAACACCGAACGCCCCTTTATCGTTTATGTTGGCAAAGGTTCAATTACCGCAGTGGGGACAGCGTTTAATGTAAAATATAGCAAAGGTGTAACCGACCTGGTGGTTACAGAAGGTAAAGTAAAGGTCGCCAATTCAAAAACAAAAATCGAAGACGTTAAAGATTCTTCGCATCCTCCTAAAAAAATCAACGTGAAGAAAAATATAGTGGCGGTTATCGCCGGTCAAAAATTACGCTTCGACGATTCAGTCGTGAACAATATCATCGAGGTAGAGGATGAAGAAATCGAGCGCGAATTATCCTGGCAGAAGGGTATGTTGTCGTTTGTCGATACGCCTCTCGATGAGGTTGTTCACGAAATTTCGCGCTATACCGATTTAAAGATTCTAATTCAAGACCCAGAGCTGGCCAACCTGCAAGTTGGCGGATATTTCAAAGCAGGGGAAACTCAAGCGATGCTCGATCTACTGAAAATCGGTTTTAATATTAATGTCACAACCACAAACAATAACACGGTTTTATTAACAAAAAATGACAACAGTAGCGCTCAGTAA
- a CDS encoding RNA polymerase sigma factor — MQYLEKEDISLQEEENPGSLTGVFLANFKSIHHYVASYFCSDQDADDILQDVFVKIAERGNTEDIESPKAFMYKVARNLSLNKRSRASHRLTDQIEDADLDHINSSISLDELVEQEQRFEHFCEIVDRLPPQCQRVFKLKKIDGLSNGEIATKLNITVSTVDKHLAKGLIECKNELQKLGHLDIAEQPPVRHTHLQNPRHSYDTKIKK, encoded by the coding sequence ATGCAGTATTTAGAGAAGGAAGATATTTCCCTTCAGGAGGAAGAAAATCCAGGCTCTCTCACTGGTGTTTTTCTTGCGAACTTTAAGAGCATTCACCACTATGTGGCCTCCTATTTCTGTAGCGATCAAGATGCTGACGATATTCTGCAGGATGTTTTTGTAAAAATCGCCGAACGAGGAAACACCGAAGACATCGAGTCTCCAAAGGCCTTTATGTACAAAGTTGCTCGTAACTTATCTCTAAATAAACGCTCGCGGGCAAGTCATCGGCTAACGGATCAGATCGAGGATGCAGACCTCGATCACATAAACAGCAGCATAAGCCTTGACGAACTAGTCGAACAAGAGCAGCGTTTTGAACATTTTTGTGAGATTGTCGATCGACTGCCACCGCAGTGCCAGCGCGTGTTCAAACTCAAGAAAATTGATGGCCTTTCGAACGGGGAAATAGCCACAAAACTCAACATTACGGTAAGCACTGTAGACAAGCACTTAGCCAAGGGTTTGATCGAGTGCAAAAATGAGTTGCAGAAACTCGGCCATCTCGACATAGCAGAGCAACCACCTGTTCGACACACCCACCTTCAAAATCCACGACATTCGTACGACACTAAAATAAAAAAATGA